In Methanolobus chelungpuianus, a genomic segment contains:
- a CDS encoding DNA-3-methyladenine glycosylase family protein: MRVFRYGKKELDYLKKRDEALGAVIDRVGMLEFEVVPDLFAGLVKSIITQQISTKAASSIWRKMRGYFGDITPGIIHSASAEDIRKCGLSMRKALSIKEIARAVVNGELNLSELHELPDGEVIRRLSSMNGIGVWTAEMLLIFSMERTDVVSWTDYGIRQGMMRLYGLKTLTREQFEEHRERYSPYGSVASLYLWRLPPDV; the protein is encoded by the coding sequence ATGCGGGTCTTCAGGTATGGAAAAAAGGAGCTGGATTATCTTAAGAAAAGGGATGAGGCACTTGGCGCAGTCATAGACAGGGTGGGGATGCTGGAATTCGAGGTAGTACCCGACCTGTTCGCAGGCCTTGTGAAGAGTATCATCACCCAGCAGATATCCACCAAAGCGGCTTCAAGCATCTGGAGGAAAATGCGTGGATACTTTGGGGATATCACGCCCGGGATAATCCACTCAGCCAGTGCCGAAGATATCCGGAAATGCGGATTATCCATGCGCAAAGCGCTCTCTATCAAGGAGATTGCCAGGGCCGTGGTAAATGGGGAGCTGAACCTGTCAGAACTGCACGAACTCCCCGACGGGGAAGTCATCAGGCGCCTGTCCTCAATGAACGGCATTGGGGTCTGGACTGCGGAGATGCTCCTCATTTTCTCCATGGAGCGCACCGATGTGGTAAGCTGGACAGATTACGGCATACGCCAGGGAATGATGAGGCTCTACGGCCTGAAAACATTAACAAGGGAACAGTTCGAGGAGCACAGGGAACGCTATTCACCTTACGGGTCGGTGGCATCACTCTACCTGTGGAGATTACCGCCTGACGTTTGA
- a CDS encoding AAA family ATPase produces MRKIIATGKGGAGKTTVVATLSRLLAREGFRVMVIDTDPSMNLAMSLGVPFSTVRTLAEDKKEIREQLYEDDFDEEGEGHTHSSNINIDAFLEKYQVTAKDDVKVVVMGTISEGGGGCICSYISIVKRLIDYLALWSDQYDIVIVDSQAGSEILGRGLAVNYDHNLVITESFPKSMEVARHVLKLARDLKIRRQLVVVNKVRQGKELDLVADELSLNGESIYPVRYDEKVIEADRMGSLILDMAPDSLVLEDIGDIMRTILTDYEKT; encoded by the coding sequence ATGAGGAAGATCATAGCCACCGGCAAAGGAGGAGCCGGAAAGACCACCGTCGTAGCCACCCTTTCACGCCTGCTTGCCCGGGAGGGATTCCGGGTGATGGTCATAGACACCGACCCGAGCATGAACCTGGCAATGTCCCTGGGAGTGCCTTTTTCTACTGTCAGGACACTTGCGGAGGACAAGAAGGAGATACGCGAGCAGCTCTACGAGGATGACTTTGACGAGGAAGGGGAAGGACACACCCACAGCTCGAACATAAACATCGACGCATTCCTTGAGAAATATCAGGTGACTGCGAAGGATGACGTGAAGGTCGTTGTCATGGGCACAATCTCGGAGGGCGGCGGCGGATGCATCTGCTCCTACATCTCCATTGTGAAGAGGCTCATCGATTATCTTGCGCTGTGGTCCGACCAGTACGATATCGTAATAGTTGACTCACAGGCAGGCTCGGAGATATTGGGCCGGGGCCTGGCTGTGAACTACGACCACAACCTTGTGATCACCGAGTCCTTCCCCAAGTCCATGGAAGTTGCAAGGCACGTGCTCAAGCTGGCAAGGGATCTGAAGATAAGAAGGCAGCTGGTCGTTGTTAACAAGGTGCGCCAGGGGAAGGAGCTGGACCTGGTGGCAGATGAGCTCAGCCTCAACGGAGAGAGCATCTATCCTGTCAGGTATGACGAAAAGGTCATCGAAGCCGACAGGATGGGCAGCCTTATACTTGACATGGCGCCTGACTCCCTGGTCCTTGAGGATATAGGGGACATAATGAGAACGATACTGACAGATTATGAGAAGACTTAA
- a CDS encoding CooT family nickel-binding protein yields MCDFTVYLEENGERTIVATDVIKAKKKDGTVFLMDAMGDTTRIEAVTIEIADAMMQEMVLKKVECN; encoded by the coding sequence ATGTGCGATTTTACTGTCTACCTGGAAGAGAACGGCGAAAGGACCATCGTGGCAACGGACGTGATCAAGGCAAAGAAAAAGGACGGTACCGTCTTCCTCATGGATGCCATGGGAGATACAACCAGAATAGAGGCGGTGACTATCGAAATTGCCGATGCGATGATGCAGGAAATGGTGCTTAAAAAGGTCGAGTGCAATTAA
- a CDS encoding ABC transporter ATP-binding protein: MERTIIRTEHLERVYISGAVKTYALRDISIEIEQGEFVAIMGKSGSGKSTLLHQLGLLDKPTRGSITIDGSDVINISEKERTIFRLNELGYVFQSYNLIPELTAMENVYITAMARNVKREEYEKMAEDILTAVGLEERMHHYPSELSGGQQQRVSIARALINKPKILFADEPTANLDSASSEDVINLFRRFNEEIGQTIVMVTHEKDEGEKADRIIWVKDGLLDMDRQAGI; the protein is encoded by the coding sequence ATGGAAAGAACGATAATCAGGACGGAACATCTTGAAAGGGTCTATATCTCAGGAGCTGTTAAGACATATGCTCTTCGGGATATCAGTATTGAGATAGAACAGGGTGAGTTTGTTGCCATCATGGGGAAAAGCGGCAGTGGCAAAAGCACTCTGCTGCACCAGCTGGGACTGCTGGATAAGCCTACAAGGGGAAGTATAACCATAGACGGAAGCGATGTTATCAATATCTCTGAAAAAGAGAGGACCATATTCAGACTCAATGAACTGGGCTATGTTTTCCAGTCATACAATCTGATACCCGAACTTACTGCCATGGAAAATGTATATATCACTGCAATGGCACGCAATGTTAAAAGAGAAGAGTACGAGAAAATGGCAGAGGACATCCTTACCGCAGTTGGGCTTGAGGAAAGGATGCATCATTACCCTTCAGAGCTTTCCGGAGGCCAGCAGCAGAGAGTTTCCATTGCAAGGGCGCTGATCAATAAGCCAAAGATACTTTTTGCAGATGAGCCAACAGCTAATCTTGATTCTGCATCTTCAGAAGATGTTATAAACCTGTTCCGGAGATTCAATGAGGAGATCGGGCAGACCATAGTAATGGTCACACATGAGAAAGATGAAGGCGAGAAGGCAGACAGGATAATATGGGTAAAGGACGGGCTACTGGATATGGACAGGCAGGCAGGCATCTGA
- a CDS encoding ABC transporter permease: MESNDLKVMFFLAYKNLTKSKVTFMVIVAVMAMSFLSITFFASIIDGLGYEFEEGMIRGQTGHLMIEPQENELFISDSADLVKDVRRILGVVGAARRLDASAVARYKNIEIGNPVLFIEPENEKDVSDYWNSVIAGEYLSEKDTDELIIGANLVESYAQEGDTQKRFDVDVGDRITLGFSNGFTKEYRVKGIYKTGSRLVDDKIIVNFDQYQLIFGPDDDIASSILIALPQRGMEDSYKEQIIDLGVSEQINEWQTKMGAVNQFVGSLQITNQITGTIGLLTAFATIYIIIFINVTNKRKQIGILKAVGIKKQIILGSYVLQSLAYGVTGVVIGNIVMKLLLVLLSMRPLNMPIGPVIPILTTERLMTTSATLILASVVAGFFPSRKAADENILDAIFGG; encoded by the coding sequence ATGGAAAGCAATGACCTCAAAGTGATGTTTTTCCTGGCATACAAAAACCTCACCAAAAGCAAAGTTACTTTCATGGTCATTGTTGCCGTGATGGCTATGAGCTTTCTCTCCATTACATTCTTTGCCTCTATCATTGACGGTCTCGGATACGAATTTGAAGAGGGCATGATCAGAGGACAGACAGGACATCTGATGATAGAGCCTCAGGAAAACGAGCTTTTTATTTCAGATTCCGCAGACCTTGTTAAAGACGTCCGGAGAATCCTCGGGGTCGTAGGCGCCGCACGGAGGCTCGATGCCAGTGCAGTGGCCAGATATAAGAATATAGAGATAGGGAATCCTGTCCTCTTTATAGAACCTGAGAACGAGAAAGATGTATCTGATTACTGGAACAGTGTTATTGCAGGGGAATATCTTTCGGAGAAAGATACGGACGAATTGATCATAGGAGCAAATCTTGTTGAATCCTATGCTCAGGAGGGGGACACTCAAAAAAGGTTTGATGTAGATGTAGGGGACCGGATCACACTGGGTTTCAGCAACGGGTTTACAAAAGAATATAGAGTAAAGGGCATATACAAAACAGGCTCACGTCTTGTGGATGACAAGATAATAGTCAACTTTGACCAGTACCAGTTGATATTTGGCCCTGATGATGATATTGCATCCAGTATACTGATAGCGCTCCCTCAGAGAGGTATGGAAGACTCGTATAAAGAGCAAATCATCGATCTTGGAGTCAGTGAACAGATAAATGAATGGCAGACAAAGATGGGAGCTGTCAACCAGTTTGTGGGGAGCCTGCAGATCACTAATCAGATCACAGGCACCATCGGACTCCTGACCGCTTTTGCGACCATATACATCATAATATTCATCAACGTCACGAATAAAAGGAAGCAGATAGGGATACTTAAAGCAGTCGGCATAAAAAAACAGATAATCCTGGGATCGTATGTCCTGCAGTCACTGGCCTACGGCGTTACAGGAGTGGTAATAGGGAACATTGTTATGAAACTTCTGTTGGTCCTTCTGTCGATGCGCCCCCTGAACATGCCGATCGGCCCGGTTATCCCTATTCTGACCACAGAAAGGCTTATGACAACCAGTGCCACGCTTATACTGGCATCGGTGGTAGCCGGGTTCTTCCCTTCCAGGAAGGCAGCTGATGAGAACATACTGGATGCGATCTTCGGAGGGTGA
- a CDS encoding COG1361 S-layer family protein: protein MKIGIRKMDLLLLILLTVISIPVADPAEMNGIGITAMEVTPQPAEPGGDLTLKIRVTNEGVEKIEDFSVRIDVRYPFHLKSESGNFENKRTLSVGSSVDNTYYLTVDPDAISGIYPIEFDIYANDVIINPPDNKVYVQVTGKPDLTIKAAYSNNVAPGDVFPLNISVNNIGTGMAKNVKVISESESILMLGSNVELIKQIMPSEAEQIECRFIVKNELDPDAHQFPIMLKYSDEQGGNYTLTYNIGINILNRADIGIQSIKVTPTAITPLDEVNIAGIIENTGNGDAKEVVVELEAEGRTYKSFIGQLRSDDDSPFYFYIDPGSAGEKDLNLTIYYTDDFGSYEIWRTVPMTVERPRTNVLMLIALLIIIAIPVAYMIYRRRRGQDGKQ from the coding sequence ATGAAGATAGGTATACGAAAGATGGATTTACTCCTACTGATCCTGCTGACGGTTATCAGCATCCCGGTCGCCGATCCTGCAGAAATGAACGGGATAGGGATAACTGCCATGGAGGTAACGCCACAGCCAGCGGAGCCGGGAGGCGACCTGACCCTTAAGATAAGGGTCACAAATGAAGGTGTGGAGAAAATAGAGGACTTTTCAGTTAGGATCGATGTAAGATATCCGTTCCACCTGAAAAGCGAAAGTGGGAACTTCGAAAATAAGAGAACATTAAGCGTGGGTTCGTCTGTCGATAATACCTATTACCTGACGGTAGACCCTGATGCCATTTCCGGCATATATCCAATCGAATTTGATATTTATGCCAATGATGTGATCATTAATCCACCCGATAATAAAGTGTACGTACAGGTTACCGGGAAACCCGACCTTACAATAAAAGCCGCCTATAGCAACAATGTTGCTCCCGGGGATGTATTCCCGCTAAATATATCCGTGAACAATATTGGCACAGGCATGGCAAAGAACGTGAAGGTAATCTCCGAGTCTGAAAGCATATTGATGCTTGGATCCAATGTTGAACTGATCAAGCAGATAATGCCATCAGAGGCTGAACAGATAGAATGCAGGTTCATTGTAAAGAACGAACTTGATCCTGATGCGCATCAATTCCCCATAATGCTCAAATACAGTGATGAACAGGGAGGGAACTATACACTGACCTATAACATCGGGATTAATATACTCAATAGGGCAGACATTGGGATACAAAGCATAAAGGTGACGCCAACTGCGATCACGCCTCTTGATGAGGTAAACATTGCGGGCATTATAGAGAATACAGGTAACGGTGATGCAAAAGAAGTTGTTGTGGAACTGGAGGCCGAGGGCAGGACTTACAAGTCCTTTATCGGACAACTGAGAAGCGACGATGACTCCCCGTTCTACTTTTACATTGATCCGGGTTCTGCAGGTGAAAAGGATCTTAACCTGACCATATACTATACCGACGATTTTGGTTCATATGAGATCTGGCGGACAGTGCCAATGACAGTAGAAAGGCCAAGGACGAACGTGCTCATGCTTATTGCCCTCCTGATAATAATAGCCATACCCGTAGCCTACATGATATACAGGAGAAGGCGGGGTCAAGATGGAAAGCAATGA
- a CDS encoding TrmB family transcriptional regulator, with translation MENEQLLRNIGLNKYESVAYLTMLREGFTDASVLSRKSKIPMGKIYAVLDNLENMGFVEAQYSRPKKYRAIEADVAFENFFTRKESEMHRELNILRKTIDEIKRSLFYYAVQEETKQCFWSAAMGNKEVMRMVKSVYHEAKNEVCAVVPRDIRSMESEQFKDMFALMFRDTLLPLLKRGIRIRMIDPNPVLSKVLIEWQSSAKSEDIIPNISEYLKIKSLDTPHRFVLIDRNLVILEISDPLSVGRVFGMVKVYDRVLSDELHTKFEELWLNGKSLPYL, from the coding sequence ATGGAAAATGAACAACTATTAAGGAATATAGGGCTTAATAAGTATGAATCTGTTGCCTATCTGACTATGCTGAGAGAAGGATTCACAGATGCAAGTGTGCTTTCCAGGAAATCGAAGATACCCATGGGCAAGATATATGCAGTTCTCGATAATCTGGAGAACATGGGATTTGTTGAAGCTCAGTATTCCAGGCCAAAAAAATACCGCGCGATAGAAGCAGATGTGGCATTTGAGAACTTTTTCACAAGAAAGGAATCTGAAATGCACAGAGAACTGAATATACTGAGAAAGACAATAGACGAAATTAAAAGATCTTTATTCTACTACGCTGTCCAGGAAGAAACAAAGCAATGCTTCTGGTCGGCTGCAATGGGAAACAAAGAGGTCATGAGGATGGTCAAGAGTGTTTACCACGAGGCTAAAAATGAGGTATGTGCTGTTGTTCCAAGGGACATAAGATCAATGGAATCCGAACAATTCAAGGATATGTTTGCTTTAATGTTCCGTGATACTCTTCTTCCCTTACTGAAAAGAGGGATAAGGATCAGAATGATCGACCCAAACCCCGTATTGTCTAAAGTCCTGATTGAATGGCAGAGTTCTGCAAAAAGTGAAGATATAATACCTAACATCTCCGAATATCTAAAGATAAAATCGCTGGATACTCCTCACAGGTTTGTACTGATTGACAGGAATCTGGTCATATTGGAGATCAGTGATCCTCTTTCTGTAGGCAGGGTATTTGGTATGGTCAAAGTATATGACCGCGTACTGTCTGATGAACTGCACACTAAGTTCGAAGAATTGTGGCTAAACGGTAAGAGCCTGCCATATTTATAG
- a CDS encoding methyltransferase domain-containing protein: protein MTSHYYVHGYSERESVRLSDQANTLEELLHSDTKYPAGSMVLEAGCGIGAQTVILSRNSPQARITSIDISEESLDKAKERAAGQGVKNAEFRVENIFDLPFEDESFDHVFVCFVLEHLKEPVKALASLRRVLRTGGTITVIEGDHGSCFFHPETEAAVKTWNSLVEVQAKLGGNSLIGRQTYPLLKRAGFTNATVSPRMVYSDASRPHMEEGFVRRTIIPMVEGVRESAIEMGIIDAATFDHGIADLYRTAGEEGTFNYMFFKGVGRK, encoded by the coding sequence ATGACCTCCCACTATTACGTCCACGGTTACTCCGAAAGGGAATCTGTCCGCCTCAGCGACCAGGCAAACACGCTTGAAGAACTCCTGCATAGCGATACAAAGTACCCTGCAGGCAGCATGGTACTCGAGGCCGGATGCGGCATCGGCGCCCAGACAGTGATCCTCTCAAGGAACAGCCCGCAGGCCCGGATAACATCCATAGACATCTCAGAGGAATCACTGGACAAAGCCAAAGAACGTGCCGCCGGCCAGGGAGTAAAGAACGCGGAGTTCCGCGTGGAGAATATTTTCGACCTGCCCTTCGAGGATGAGAGCTTCGACCATGTGTTCGTATGTTTTGTGCTGGAGCATCTCAAGGAACCGGTAAAGGCCCTCGCCAGCCTGCGCCGCGTACTCAGGACCGGCGGCACTATCACCGTAATCGAAGGCGACCACGGCTCCTGCTTCTTCCATCCAGAGACCGAAGCGGCAGTCAAGACCTGGAACAGCCTTGTGGAAGTGCAGGCAAAGCTCGGCGGCAACTCACTCATTGGCAGGCAGACCTATCCCCTCCTCAAAAGAGCAGGCTTCACTAATGCCACAGTCTCCCCCCGCATGGTCTACAGCGATGCCAGCCGCCCGCACATGGAGGAAGGCTTCGTGAGAAGGACCATCATCCCCATGGTGGAAGGCGTCAGGGAGAGCGCCATTGAGATGGGCATCATCGATGCGGCGACTTTTGATCATGGAATAGCGGACCTGTACAGGACTGCAGGGGAGGAAGGGACATTCAACTATATGTTCTTCAAGGGTGTGGGGAGGAAATAA
- a CDS encoding Coenzyme F420 hydrogenase/dehydrogenase, beta subunit C-terminal domain, with amino-acid sequence MPMDPICKIKVPEDTPYFTEYGGKKYRFCSPECKRKFDHLEKSVIRLKRSIAEQDKISFGHLKRDIIKPGICTLCGACAASCESIAIEDEQPRLVGKCTACGVCYNQCPRTITTEEGLIGKIRNAYSARTAIPGLKGQDGAVVTSMLAYGLEEGLIDCAIVTVKSDEEPWKPVPVIAKTYDEVVEAAGSIYSHSMTIEPLMSAVKQGMRSIAFVGTSCNIDAVYKMQKSPYGFLHLFMRANILKMGLFCMDTFSYEGIREFVLNKGMRLEDIEAMKIRKGRMEMQTPEELKVFDLAELDPYRSSSCRYCTDLTAENADLSFGGVGTPRNWTTVLARSGLGYEIFNEAVDNGYIESRLLESNEMNNVLNLAKMKKIQLYSVSRRKKA; translated from the coding sequence ATGCCAATGGATCCCATATGTAAGATCAAAGTCCCGGAAGATACTCCTTATTTCACAGAATACGGGGGGAAAAAATATCGTTTCTGCTCACCGGAGTGCAAGAGAAAGTTCGATCACCTTGAAAAGAGCGTCATACGCCTTAAAAGGTCCATTGCCGAGCAGGACAAGATCTCTTTCGGGCATCTCAAGAGAGATATCATCAAGCCTGGCATATGCACACTCTGCGGAGCCTGCGCTGCTTCATGCGAATCTATCGCCATTGAAGACGAACAGCCACGACTGGTAGGCAAATGCACGGCCTGCGGCGTATGTTACAACCAGTGTCCCAGGACGATAACCACCGAAGAGGGGCTTATCGGGAAAATACGCAATGCCTACAGCGCGAGGACAGCAATACCCGGCCTTAAGGGGCAGGACGGGGCAGTGGTCACTTCCATGCTTGCCTACGGCCTTGAGGAGGGCCTTATCGACTGCGCCATAGTGACTGTGAAATCCGACGAGGAGCCCTGGAAGCCTGTGCCGGTCATCGCAAAGACTTATGACGAGGTCGTGGAGGCTGCAGGAAGCATTTACAGCCACAGCATGACCATAGAGCCATTGATGAGTGCCGTGAAGCAGGGCATGAGGAGCATCGCCTTTGTCGGCACGAGCTGCAACATAGATGCCGTGTATAAGATGCAGAAGAGCCCCTACGGGTTCCTGCACCTGTTCATGCGTGCCAACATCCTGAAGATGGGGCTGTTCTGTATGGATACCTTCTCCTATGAGGGCATCAGGGAGTTCGTCCTGAACAAGGGCATGCGCCTGGAAGATATCGAAGCCATGAAGATCCGCAAAGGAAGGATGGAGATGCAGACCCCTGAGGAACTGAAGGTCTTCGACCTGGCGGAACTGGACCCCTACAGGAGCAGTTCCTGCAGGTACTGCACCGACCTTACCGCAGAGAATGCCGATCTCTCCTTTGGCGGCGTGGGGACACCCAGGAACTGGACCACGGTGCTCGCCCGCTCCGGCCTGGGCTATGAGATATTCAACGAGGCCGTGGATAACGGATACATCGAGTCCCGCCTGCTTGAGTCGAATGAGATGAACAACGTGCTCAATCTTGCCAAGATGAAGAAGATCCAGCTATATTCGGTCAGCCGCAGGAAGAAAGCCTGA
- a CDS encoding radical SAM protein, which yields MKPETKAQLISTGSVNMDPSLIHRLTIPTAGPGAGNVAFFFNSGGHRVRLAVKKESPLKAEMNGSELVISRDGTEIARGSIEPELIHCPDQAFITMCEKCIFDCKFCPVPKLGGKVKSMDRMLRMVEESGSTGRLQAISITSGVEESAEAEVDRAEELIRRLREIYSIPIGVSVYPTKDSTRRLKDAGADELKYNVETMDRDLHAKLCPGQDLGSLLGALRQGVEIFGRNKVCSNFIIGLGESDESAKKGIEELVSMGVVPILRAAARHPLREGEVFIERPSAERLLMLNRFLREKLDEYGLRADTFKTMCLPCTGCDLNPHSDLEP from the coding sequence ATGAAGCCAGAAACCAAAGCACAACTCATCTCGACAGGCTCCGTGAACATGGACCCTTCCCTCATCCACAGGCTGACCATCCCCACTGCGGGCCCGGGAGCCGGGAATGTAGCCTTCTTCTTCAATTCGGGAGGACACCGTGTCCGCCTTGCCGTCAAGAAGGAGTCCCCGCTGAAAGCTGAAATGAACGGCAGCGAGCTTGTCATCAGCAGGGATGGCACTGAGATCGCGAGGGGCAGCATTGAACCTGAGCTTATCCATTGCCCTGACCAGGCCTTTATAACAATGTGCGAGAAATGCATCTTCGACTGCAAGTTCTGCCCTGTCCCCAAGTTAGGCGGCAAGGTCAAGAGCATGGACCGGATGCTCAGGATGGTGGAAGAGTCCGGCAGTACCGGCAGGCTGCAGGCTATTTCCATAACCTCGGGTGTGGAGGAATCTGCGGAAGCTGAGGTCGACAGGGCTGAGGAGCTGATCCGCAGGCTCAGGGAAATATACTCAATACCTATCGGGGTTTCCGTGTATCCCACGAAAGACTCCACCCGCAGGCTTAAGGATGCAGGCGCCGATGAGCTGAAATACAATGTGGAGACCATGGACCGGGATCTGCATGCAAAGCTCTGCCCCGGGCAGGACCTTGGATCCCTGCTTGGTGCGCTCAGGCAGGGTGTAGAGATATTCGGCAGGAACAAGGTCTGTTCAAATTTCATAATCGGCCTTGGCGAGTCGGACGAATCTGCAAAGAAGGGTATCGAGGAACTGGTTTCCATGGGCGTGGTCCCCATACTGAGGGCTGCGGCCAGGCATCCCCTGAGGGAAGGAGAGGTCTTCATCGAACGCCCGTCCGCAGAGCGCCTGCTCATGCTGAACCGCTTCCTGCGGGAAAAGCTGGATGAGTACGGCCTGCGTGCGGATACATTTAAGACAATGTGCCTGCCCTGTACGGGATGCGACTTAAACCCGCATTCGGACCTTGAGCCTTGA